The Nicotiana tomentosiformis chromosome 9, ASM39032v3, whole genome shotgun sequence genome contains the following window.
caggcatcgtcctttgtgtgggcaccccacacttagtcctcaccatctagctcgcttttgcactcttctaatggctttgcttcctatgctcataatcttacaaaacaaaaataaatactacaaaataataaaaataaaataaaataaaatgtaaacaaaaataaaagaaagcagtaaagctgggttgcctcccaacaagcgcctgatttaacgtagcggcacgacgtgaaccactttttgcctccacctcgaacttatgaattgagcccctaacatggcatccagtctgcggctatgctccagtggtggggctacaaagataaccaagccaagtaataaatttttcactctacacttctcggcctttagatgaggaatgtaatttttgctttttggcacaacaaattcaaaaatataggcactctcatcctcaccctttGACCCCCTCATTGGCTCAGATGGCTCGATTGCTATCTTACTAtataaacacaatgtggaaaaatgattggaatgaggtctaatacgccttaactcatgaattgtactactatttacatccccatatatacacacactcaagTCTCCCAAAGTAATGTTATCTATTCCCTCATATGACTCTAGAGCATTCTTCTCAACATTGGATTCTTCAAGAAAaacatggtctaatgattggtattctcgttttagcttctcaatttggtctagaagatttttttcagcttcacacaactcatcattaaattgttggccattacacgcatcaaccttttcattcaaatttgcatccaagttatgcacagccaagccaaaattatcaattttatgtgcaagatcatctctctccttagaccaatcattcaccaacATTGTCAGAAGACAACGCCGTTCCGCATATTCCCTTAATCGAGAATATtcgtcccaataccaacccttactcccatattcaaattcagctttccaagagttcaggtcatgacaagcccaaaatgacgggccatataagtcttccgtcaaccaagagtcttcatcaataaccttacctctatatatttcatccccagatgtcatggtgaaagaactagaaacacactaagagaaaaatcaaatagttataaaaataaaatatttacaaaaagagaagaaaaaaaaacttgtaaagataaaagtaaaagcctaatgtagaaaaatagttaatttctaagcccccggcaacggcgccaaaaacttgttgcgaccaaacacactcacgcaagtatacgcggtcgtcgagtaataaagtgactaaaagtcggatgtcgaacccacgaggacttatgattaactattaactaaattagactatcctaattatctaaacaagaattaaatctaaaaatattttattccaactaattaaataagaaaaatataaataataaactttgaacagagaaagagcagattttaatgatatcaatgtaatgaaaacgatctagggttatggtctatctaacaatcctattgtattcttcaattgaattgaccgactaatttatctagcttattggttgacagggttaatattgctcataagaatctgtcgagttcttactcgcctattccagctaacttaacgcctatatgtctatggagtgagaatcaacaagaacgcatttataattcctgtaaatcaaccaagcaaggcaattaggtatatgtctatcctaaccacgaatccgttccccgatgcccgagttcaagaacttgccctactcaatcctatatgcaatatagaatttccactttcgagttcaattctagattcgtagataatattcaattggtgatcaagcaattaaataattaagtgcaagattgaataaataaactaatatgataaatcaagaagtcaaaatcaatatccgaataacaatagtcatgaaagaaccacaaccctagaacgtgaagtttagctccacatagacatggtagccaaacaacaaatcatataaagaaacataaaaattactaagtttggtgggagaaagatgaaacttgatgaattccggcctccacagctttgtcgtggcctttttccctcttcccaatatgttagataacctaaaggaggcatttttggcttatatattgcgtacaaaagtcgtgggccaaagctctcctattcctagtccaaatcggcttcagggattgatgctaaggtggatgcgacgcatccacctcgtcctccatttcaattttgcctgcgaaggtggatgcgacgcatccaccttgtcctctatttctcagctttgcatgcgaaggtgcggatgctatggcggatgctatgggctgacttcactgctaagggtgcgcgaactgatctttttctagatggatgcgacgcatccaatctctcttcctctacctagagcaccttttcttcatatttttgcactccaaacaccctaattcaccacacacaactcaattagtcataaaaccaataattaaatcatgttgggcattttaaagatcaaataacatcaagaagcggttaaaacatgggtaaagtaacatcaacacatatcgaaatatgccaaacatcacccacctttaaaccctccgtattaatctctcacatacgttaggagtgatgatgttcaacaactacctaaatgcatattctctctcgagcaatatacaaactaaataggcacagttaattgatggccattcaatcaacaataataaatatgtAATTGAACAAGTAGAGGAATCCaacgactcaattatataaaaacataacacgaatttatcctacaaaaggttctatcaaaactctaaaTAACAAACtagttattcataatagtatgcgtaactacaatactagaattcataaccgataatggaaatagaagaagaaagagggaaaaacttaaagTTGAATCCTTTTCCTTGCTCCTATGGTGTTCTTGCCTCCCCAAAGTGTTCTTGCCTCAAGAGTGGCGGCTCCATTTTCCTCTCTAATCCTTTCTGCCTTaaaaaataggtttagaaccccttttatacatgttgggggcGTGTAGGGTGAAACCCGTCCATAGCCGTCTCACTTGGCGCCTAGCGCCAACTAGGACACCAAAACTTTTTACATTCTGCCTTTggcgttttggttggtgcctGGCACCAAACCGGGCACCAAACTCATACTCCCtccaaatatttttgtttttacttcactttgcatgcaagtttcccaaatcacttcaattgactcctacacatataaacaccgttattaagctcgagtcaaaaatatttacactaaagttaacaagattgaggtataatgcaaggcaaattacatgtgaaaatatgaatttttagcCTAACATCAATGCACGTAAAGGAATTTTATCATGTTaattatttgaaagataattacacCTAATCGTACTTAAAAAGTGAGATTAGTAACTTGAGAAATAAGACTGATCGATTACCTACTACATCAAATTAAAATACATGATTCGGTTTGGgtcggtttttccctaaaaagaaaccaaaccaagtaagtcagttttttaaatattgaaaccaaagcaaaccaattaagtcattttttatcgattcggtttttgtcggtttttgtctatttttcagttttttctgtTATTTATCgggtttttttcttaaatatgagacatactaCCAAATGCATATTCCGACGACCACATTTTTaatgtaacactatcaaatcaattgctttttgagaaatctatcatttaccaagatatattgatgataattgaatcaaatagtgatgaataatttaaatactcaattaaaaatcgattatttttaacatgcaaaagaaaactaccaatcaaactagaatgtaaagacATAGAATTAGATTAATATAATAGCAAAGagctagactaaaaatacaaatgatatatatatatatatatatatatatatatatatatatatatatatatgtgtgtgtgtgtgtgtgtgtgtaataataaatttaaatatctaCTTTTATAGTGAATTTAGTTCGGTTTTTtcgattatttttttattaacaaaccaaaaccaaaccaaatatgatcggtttttaaaattcaaaaccaaaatcaaaccaaatctaaAACGTATCGGTTTTTTTAattggtttggttcgattttcgatttgatttgatttttcgatttttttatGAACACACCCAATGTGTACATATATAATTTCCATCTAATAGGTGACGATAAACTTGTGGACCAAGATCAAGAACAATAAATTATGCATCTCCCTTCACGAGAAAATTCAACATCTCCAGTGgttcttgatttttctttataAAGGAATAATCCACCATGACGACTAGGATTACGCAGACACATAAACACCACAAAATAGGAGGTGGCTATTTGTCCCAAGTGGTTCAATTTAACCAAGTTACTGTTTATCcataaattctcaaatttattttgaaaaatttgatttggtgaaatttggtttgaagatgaaaatatgtttggatatttgttttgggtgaagtttggtttggaaaaatatgaaacatgacttatacccataagttctaaaaactatcataaatacccaacagtaccatcatcaataatattaattatattatcgcaaaccatagtcctgaacataaataaatttgatacaaaattattatttttataatgaactacatgatacactatcaatGACCGAGAAGATGAAACAACAtcattacaaaataataaatggtgggctcttttataaaatacaaaagttagggacaattttttaaaaatataatagtgatattttggcccaaaaccagcaAATGTtggcaaaatttatggccaaacatgtgtttgccaaacaaaattcaagtttattttgacaaaatctatgaccaaacgggTCCTAACATACAGGGCTGCTGATGCTCTATTTTCGTTTTTGGTCAAACCTGGAAACTCAACTACATTTTTTGGCTTTCGGAAGTATGTGTCGACCCTCTATATAAGTAAACGATATCTCAAAACAGAAAACCCATCAAGTCGAATTACCTTTCTTTCTTGTACCGAGATGGAGTTTCAACACTTGGTTTCGTTCTTGCTATTCATCTCCTTCATCTTTCTTCTAATTCAAAAATGGAGGAAATCGAAAAAGCTGCCACCTGGTCCGTGGAGGCTACCTATTATTGGAAGTGTGCATCACTTGACAAGTGGAGTACCACATCGAGTTCTCAGAAATTTATCACAAAAATTTGGCCCGATCATGTACTTGCAGCTCGGGGAAGTTCCCACAGTAGTTGTATCCTCCCCACACATGGCCAAACAAATTTTAAAAACTCATGACCTCGCTTTTGCATCTAGGCCAGAAATCATGATGGGAAAAATTATTTGTTACGATTGTAAGGACATTGCCTTTTCCCCGTATGGTGATTATTGGAGACATATGCGTAAATTGAGCACCTTGGAACTACTTAGTGCCAAGATGGTCAAGTCCTTCAGTCCAATTCGTCAAGATGAGCTCTCAAGTCTCCTATCATCCATTGAATCAATGGGAAATTTGCCAATCAACTTAGTAGAAAAACTTTTATGGTTTATGAATGCCGCGACATGTAGGTCAGCATTTGGGAAAGTGTGTAAAGATCAAAAAGAGTTGATAACATTGATTCAACAAGCAGAATCATTATCTGGTGGATTCGAGCTGGCTGATTTGTTCCCTTCGAAGAAGTTTCTACATGGTATTAGTGGGATGCGATCTAAACTAATGGAAGCTCGTAACAAGATAGACGTAGTCTTGGACAACATTATCAATGTGCACAGAGAGAATCGGGCAAATGGAAATAGTTGTAATGGTGAGTCTGGAACTGTAGATTTCATCGATGTTTTTCTAAGGGTCATGGAGAGCGGCGAATTACCATTTCCGATAGAAAATGACAACATCAAAGCAGTTATTCTTgtaagtgtttttttttttttttttttttttttacaaaatatcAAAACTTGGAGTTTTTACTACTCAAACTGCTTAGACTTCACTGCCACAAACTACTTTTCTAGGATTTGCTTGCTACACTTTGTTAACTACACTAACaccatattttttttttttgtatcttCTTAGCTTATGGTCTTTTTAGTTTTAATGAAACCAAAGTCTGACTGTGTCGTTTCCAAACTTCAGGCAATATTTTTAAGTGTTTCGGACATTTTGTTTTAGAATATTTAATTTATGTAAAGTGATGTATATTTACGTAGAGGCGGATTATGATTTAAACCCTATGCGTTCAGCTATTAAATATTTTAACATTGAACtcattatgggtttatatttattatttttataattttaataaatttttattccGCAAAATTATTGAACCAGTCGAGTATACGCTAAAAATTTGATGACCATACATGGTGCAGGACATGTTCGTAGCAGGATCTGACACATCATCTTCAACCGTTATTTGGGCATTAACAGAAATGATGAAGAATCCAAAAGTCATGGCTAAAGCACAAGCTGAAGTGAGAGAAGCTTTTAAAGGAAAGAAAGCATGTGATGAGGATACTGATCTTGAAAAGCTTCATTACCTAAATTTAGTGATCAAAGAGACACTCCGATTACACCCTCCAACTCCTCTACTTGTCCCGCGAGAATGCAGGGAGGAAACAGAGATAGAAGGATTCACTATACCATTGAAAAGCAAAGTCTTGGTTAACGTATGGGCAATTGGAAGAGATCCCGAGAATTGGAAAAATCCTGAATGTTTTATACCAGAGAGATTCGAAAATAGTTCTATTGAGTTTACTGGAAATCATTTTCAACTTCTTCCGTTTGGCGCTGGAAGACGAATTTGTCCAGGAATGCAATTTGGTTTGGCTCTTGTTACTCTGCCATTGGCTCATTTGCTTCACAATTTTGATTGGAAACTTCCCGAAGGAATTAATGCAAGGGATTTGGACATGACAGAGGCAAATGGGATATCTGCTAGAAGAGAAAAAGATCTTTACTTGATTGCTACTCCTTATGTATCACCTCTTGATTAACTCTGAAATTTTGCTTTAATGCTGCTTGCTTGCTTCACTTGTTTTAGTGTGCACAAGCATTGAATAAGTTAAATACAGGTACAATATTTTATTTATCTTTTCTGTTTCATCTCCAGTGTTATTGTACCATGATAAGTAATGGATCAAATAAACGAAAATTCTGGGTGTGTTTGGTACcagggaaagaaaatatttttcaatttttcaatGTTTGGTTgtttaaatgttttgaaaaatatttttctcgtgAACTCATTTTTTtctaattggaggaaaatattttccttatcaagagaagagaaaacattttccaaaattCCTTTTCAACATTCCCCACCTCTATTCCTCATCCCCACCAACCCCAACCAACCCAACCCCCACACCCACGCACCCCAACCCCATCTCAACTCCACCCCCGACCCATCCctaccctaaataaaaatattattagtaGTATATTTTCATGTTATAgctagatttttttttctttgcatTTCAACAAATAAGTATTTTTTTACATGAtataaaaagttttttttttatttcaataaaaaaagtactttcttttcatagaaaaaatattttctttcatttcaacaaataaaaaaagtatatatttttttatttcaacaaaatgagaatttcttttcatgatatagaaaaaatattttcttttatttaaataaaatgagtactttatttttatgtagtagaaagagtactttctttttcaaccaaaaaaaaagtattttttttagttatggagcacaaattttaacgttatttttgcataaaaatgtaaagcaacacattagttAATTTGGGTTTGTGTGagtttttaaaagaataattaaattactTCAAAAAATAGAGTTCTAAAAACATGGGTATTTGGGGGGAGGGGAGAGGCGAAGGCGAGCAAGGAAACCGGAAACACGGGACTTGGGAGAAGGGGGTGAGGAAAGtagtatacaaaaatatttttttctcctctctaaccaaatactagaaaatattttctgaattttttttttcagtcACCAACAAAGCAAAGGAAAATAAGagataaaatcactcattttccgtgaattttttttttttatgtttgagTGGCTCCATTTTTAAGTGATAGATTTTAAGAGGTTTTGGGAAAAGCCACCTTGTAAAGCTGTTCACAATGATATTTTTTTTCCAACTATTCACAATGATTCACGatggagaaaagaaaaaagggagaCTTCGCTGATTATTCAAGTGAGAACAAAGCTAAAATATTGCTTTGTTATATTTGGTTTCTCACTGTTTGGTATTTGCTTTAACACCTAAACTAGTCCGGATTCACGCTACCCATTAAAGGAGGAAGTGTTCTATCGGAAATTTTTTTATTCCTAGAATCGAACGCCAACCTCTGATTAAGGGATAAGTTATCTTATCTATCTAATCACAACATCTGCGAATTACTTTATTTTGCAGTAACATGAAGTTGTTTTAAGAGGGAAAAGATATTATATTGGGCCTAAAATGACGTTGAATGGGCCTTTTTAAACATAACCCCGCGCCAGATGTTTAAAGTATGCCGGGCAAAAGTTTTCTAGGCCACACGTAGCAATTATGGTGATAGTCAAGATTCTATCATAAAATTGTGACTATCACCAGAATTTCGTCCATAATGCTCTGTCAGTATGTTTTGGTAAAATCCTTAAGATCACCATAATTGGTGCAAGCAGTTAATAAAAATCCTATTCAGCATGTTTTAAAATTTTAGCATACAATATTTTTCCCCGAAACTTTTATTATCGAGATTAAAAAATTAATGGGGTCATAAATATATCCTATTTGTTTCATTCTCACTAAATTGATATATTTAGTGGACCTGCCGACATTGCTTATATTGAATATGGCCTTTGTGAATATTTAAGTGCTAAAACTTGTTGCAAAAGGTCAATAACAAACGTGAATCTCATTgggagaagaagaaaggcaagttgcCTCGTTTTCTACCGGTTGCGGCGATGAACAGAGggaaaagttttttttttaattaaccaAATACtttattaataaaaataattacagAGCTAGCATGTTTAGAGTGGCTGCCCAGGTGGCCAGCATTGTGTGCGACAGTGTTAGTAATATTACATACCAATATTTTTTTTACTGAATGTAGTTCCTAGAATGACTGCCCAAAGTGCATCATTAGCAAACATCGGAGGAACGGCCAAAAACCTAATTCTATCAAAAAGCTTTTTCTTGCTCCTTCCTTTGCTGGGATGGCTGCCATCTGGTTCTGCTCCCTGAAATTATGCCTGATGACTGGATACCCCAACTGTGTCATCAAGGACCTGCATTCACAAATAATGGGGGTCATAAGGCAAGTGGCCATCATTTAGCATTCTAATGATTTTGTATGAGTCTATGTTTATGATCAAGAGGGTGAGGTTCTGATGAACAATTAGCTTTAGCCTTTCGAAGAGGGCATTGAGCTCAGCTAGATTGTTACTAGTGGAAGGGAAACCTTTCATGTAACCAATGATCCAATCGCCCGAGTGGTTTCTAAAGACCCCCCTATACCCCTTACCCCTGGGTTGCCAAAGTAGGAGCCATTAATGTTTAGCTTGTAGGAGCCTCTGTCAGGTAGTTTTCATTTGACACTTATATTAACCTATTTCTTCTGAGGTTTGTTCCTGGTCATTAGGTGGCATTCCATAGCTTTAACAATAACAATATTAGTTTTAACATGCTCATTTTTATTGTTAAACATATTATTGTTTCTGGTGAACCAAATATTCCAGAAGCAGAAGGTTAAAAGGAAGTGTCATTGGATGCAGTCATTGAAGGCTTTGTCTTTTAGCATGCTCCATGTGGTATTCCAAGAATCAGGTATGAAGTGCAGCGGTCGTGGCAGTGATTGACTTGTAGAATATTGGCAAAGgttatttcaaattattttggcatTGGCACATAGGAAGAAGATGTGATTTATGGATTCCTCTGGACTGTTACACACTGAACAGGAAGGACTCAGTTGAAGGCCAATATTGTGGAGATACTTATTGGTGGGCAGTCTGTTTGGGCTAGTAACCATGTAAAAAATCTAATCTTATTAGGAGCTTCTAGTTTTTAGATCCAGCTGAAGGTGGGCTCCTGGTCAGAGTGTGTATTCCACTGTGAGTTTAGGAGGGAGTAAGCTGACTTAGAAGAGAATATGTCATTATTAGTGAGCCCCAGATGAGTTTGTCCTCTCTTTGAGGTATGATTAAGGAGGGTTTACTGATGGTGAGAGACAGGGACTCAGTAATGGGAAATGAGAGGTATTCTAAGTTCCAGATCCCATTGATATATATGGAGGATATCTTTAAGTTATCTTCTCAATTCAACTTTGACCCACTGATAAAGGTATCAATAGGCCCCATGTTTGGGATTCAATTGTCAGTGAGGAAGTTCACTTATTACCTTTGTTGGGAACCCACCTAGAGGCTTTGTTGAAGAATTTTCAGCCCTCAAGGATGCACTGGCAAGTTATAGAAGAAGGCTTCCTTCTATTGGTATTTGAGTTGCAGTGCTTGACAATAAGTGTTTTGGCCCATAATGTATCAGGCTTATGGAAAAGCCTCCATGCAAGGCCTGAGTGACGAGTCTTATTTTTTAGCTCAGTTTTTTGGATACCCAGCCTCCCTTGGGGCTTGGGTCTAGTAATGACATCCCAGCTGAGCATGTGCACTTTCCTTTTTTCAGCTGTCATCCTCCAAATAAAGTCCCTTTGAATTTTATTATTCCTTTTATATGTGGAGATGGGTAGCTTGATGAAATGCATGACATGGCTGGGAATACTAGCGATGCTAGCTTGTTCTAAGGTTGTACGCCCTGCCATGTTTAGGAACCTTATTTTCCAGCCAACCAACTTGGAGTTCATGCTGTCGAACTGAAAATCCCCATGAGTGCGTCTTTTGTGAAAGATGGGAAGCCTAGGTATTTACCTAAGTTGGTACCGGACTTAATGCCTAGTATGTTGTAAAAGAGGTACATGTCTTCCTTGGTGGTATTTTTGGACTAGATCACTTTTGACTTGATCATGTTAACCTTTTGGCCAGaaacagagttgaaagagtttagTGTTCTGATGATGGTTTTACAGTACTTCCTGTTAGCTTTGGCAAACAGGGTGAGGTCATTAGTaaagaaaatttgagaaattttagGCCCATTTCTACTGATAGATATTGCAGTCCAACTAGTTAAGCCAACTAGGGAAAATCTATTAAATTGCTCTACTAAAGTAACAGTGGGAGGCTTTCTTCACAATTACCTATTACCACCAAGTTatcaataaattaaatttctACCGGTTGCAGCTTAAATTTTATCGCTTTcttctactttatttttatttttttttctttgtaaatAAATAATCAATTCATAAAATTAGTATTGGGACGCTTTCTTCACAATTATTAATCGTTACAATAACAAGAATTATTGTATCActcttatttattttaattttttttattttatattggtAAATGACTTTTTTAGTTTCTAAGAAATTTAAGTCtttttaaaataaagaatttgtccCTCTACACCTTTTTGTTCTTTATAGTTAAAACAGTGAATCCTAGAATTTGGTATAGTTCACTAATCATAGTTTACCAATGTATAGTATACCAAGAATGTAATAATACCATGATTCAAAAGTAATCATGGTATACCAATGTGTAGTATACCAAGAATATTAGGTATATCATTTAACATACTAAAAAAAGTATACAATAATTTAACACTATTCTTGGTAATACCAATGTGTAGTATATCAAGAATATGAGAATACCATGATTCAACATTAATCATGGTATACCAATGTGTAGTTCCCTAGGATCAGCAAGCATCGTATTTGCGATCATTTGATCGTATTTGCGCACCCTATGTCATATTTGCGCCTTTTGCAGCTGAACAAAAA
Protein-coding sequences here:
- the LOC104109423 gene encoding premnaspirodiene oxygenase-like, producing MEFQHLVSFLLFISFIFLLIQKWRKSKKLPPGPWRLPIIGSVHHLTSGVPHRVLRNLSQKFGPIMYLQLGEVPTVVVSSPHMAKQILKTHDLAFASRPEIMMGKIICYDCKDIAFSPYGDYWRHMRKLSTLELLSAKMVKSFSPIRQDELSSLLSSIESMGNLPINLVEKLLWFMNAATCRSAFGKVCKDQKELITLIQQAESLSGGFELADLFPSKKFLHGISGMRSKLMEARNKIDVVLDNIINVHRENRANGNSCNGESGTVDFIDVFLRVMESGELPFPIENDNIKAVILDMFVAGSDTSSSTVIWALTEMMKNPKVMAKAQAEVREAFKGKKACDEDTDLEKLHYLNLVIKETLRLHPPTPLLVPRECREETEIEGFTIPLKSKVLVNVWAIGRDPENWKNPECFIPERFENSSIEFTGNHFQLLPFGAGRRICPGMQFGLALVTLPLAHLLHNFDWKLPEGINARDLDMTEANGISARREKDLYLIATPYVSPLD